From the genome of Candidatus Methylomirabilis sp., one region includes:
- a CDS encoding heme-binding protein — translation MRSGVRLTLEGAKRLLEGAERRAGELGVPMDIAVVDDGGNLLAFHRMDGAKITSIDIAINKAFTAAGARKATHEYGPVAQSGGPAFGIHASNQGRFVIFGGGLPVFVEGQIVGGIGVSSGTPDEDREVAQAGIEALQDALKSGPAKA, via the coding sequence GTGCGAAGTGGCGTCCGCCTGACCCTGGAGGGGGCGAAGCGCCTGCTCGAGGGGGCAGAGCGGCGGGCGGGGGAGCTCGGGGTCCCGATGGACATCGCCGTCGTGGACGACGGGGGGAACCTCCTCGCTTTCCACCGGATGGACGGGGCGAAGATCACCAGCATCGACATCGCCATCAACAAGGCCTTTACGGCGGCCGGGGCCCGGAAGGCCACGCACGAGTACGGGCCCGTCGCCCAGTCGGGCGGCCCGGCCTTCGGGATCCACGCCAGCAACCAGGGGCGCTTCGTCATCTTCGGCGGCGGCCTCCCCGTCTTCGTGGAGGGGCAGATCGTGGGCGGGATCGGCGTGAGCAGCGGGACTCCCGACGAGGACCGGGAGGTGGCCCAGGCCGGCATCGAGGCCCTGCAGGACGCGCTGAAGTCCGGCCCCGCGAAGGCCTGA
- the trxB gene encoding thioredoxin-disulfide reductase, with amino-acid sequence MEGKVCILGSGPAGLTAALYAARGNLAPLVIAGAQPGGQLTTTTMVENYPGFPDGIMGPELMETWRKHAERFGTRFLGATASRVDLARRPFTIETDEGTIRCRALIIATGASPILLGVPSEQQYMGRGVSTCATCDGYFFKDQEVAVVGGGDSAMEEALYLSKLCTKVTVIHRRDRLRASKIMAERAQKNPRITFQWNSVVEEVLGKEGHGVRGVRLKRTDTGERSELKVDGLFIAIGHSPNTGLFRGQLTMDALGYLRVTQGTMTNVPGVFAAGDVVDHVYRQAVTAAGMGCMAAMDAERWLERQGE; translated from the coding sequence ATGGAAGGCAAGGTGTGCATTCTGGGCTCGGGCCCGGCGGGGCTCACGGCGGCCCTCTACGCCGCCCGCGGCAACCTGGCCCCCCTCGTGATCGCCGGCGCCCAGCCGGGGGGGCAGCTGACCACCACCACCATGGTGGAGAACTACCCGGGCTTTCCCGATGGCATCATGGGGCCCGAGCTGATGGAGACCTGGCGGAAGCACGCGGAGCGGTTCGGCACCCGCTTCCTGGGGGCGACGGCGAGCAGGGTGGACCTGGCCCGACGCCCCTTCACGATCGAGACCGACGAGGGGACCATCCGGTGCCGGGCCCTGATCATCGCGACCGGCGCCTCCCCCATCCTCCTGGGGGTGCCCTCCGAGCAGCAGTACATGGGCCGCGGCGTCTCCACCTGCGCCACCTGTGACGGCTACTTCTTCAAGGACCAGGAGGTGGCCGTGGTGGGGGGGGGCGACTCGGCCATGGAGGAGGCCCTCTACCTGAGCAAGCTCTGCACCAAGGTCACCGTGATCCATCGGCGGGACAGGCTGCGGGCCTCCAAGATCATGGCGGAGCGGGCCCAGAAGAACCCCCGCATCACCTTCCAGTGGAACAGCGTGGTGGAGGAGGTCCTCGGCAAGGAGGGCCACGGAGTCCGGGGGGTGCGCCTCAAGCGGACGGACACCGGGGAGCGGTCCGAGCTCAAGGTGGACGGCCTCTTCATCGCCATCGGCCACTCGCCCAACACGGGTCTCTTCCGGGGGCAGCTCACGATGGATGCGCTCGGCTACCTGCGGGTCACGCAGGGGACCATGACCAACGTCCCCGGGGTCTTCGCCGCGGGGGACGTGGTGGACCACGTGTACCGGCAGGCGGTGACCGCGGCCGGCATGGGATGCATGGCGGCCATGGACGCCGAGCGCTGGCTCGAGCGGCAGGGGGAGTGA
- a CDS encoding DUF3332 family protein: MHRRPIIRWVAVALLVALLPLATSCYGRFQLVRNVYEANSSVKDKYIRSAVTWLFVIVPVYGLAGLVDFVVLNVIEFWQGKNPAAKGESDPLIKTAQVGGDRVVQTIRHREGATEMTVERFRDGALVDRLTLRQPDGSDRVIGSLQAPGAPAVTLLAERDGEALLLTRTVAGQAPEHLAAGAADIRGLEARVLAALGPAAPTALARISTP; encoded by the coding sequence ATGCACCGCAGACCAATCATCCGGTGGGTGGCCGTGGCGCTCCTCGTGGCTCTACTGCCGCTGGCGACCTCCTGCTACGGCCGGTTCCAGTTGGTCCGGAACGTCTACGAGGCGAATAGCAGCGTGAAGGACAAGTACATCCGCAGCGCCGTCACCTGGCTGTTCGTCATCGTCCCGGTGTACGGGCTGGCTGGGCTGGTGGACTTCGTGGTGCTGAACGTCATCGAGTTCTGGCAGGGGAAGAACCCCGCCGCCAAGGGGGAGAGCGACCCGCTCATCAAGACGGCCCAGGTCGGCGGGGATCGCGTCGTCCAGACGATCCGCCACCGGGAGGGAGCCACCGAGATGACGGTGGAGCGCTTCCGGGACGGTGCCCTGGTGGATCGCTTGACCCTGCGCCAGCCCGATGGGAGCGATCGGGTGATCGGCTCACTCCAGGCCCCGGGCGCGCCCGCCGTCACCCTGCTCGCCGAGCGCGACGGGGAGGCGCTCCTCCTGACGCGGACGGTCGCGGGACAGGCCCCTGAGCATCTCGCTGCCGGCGCGGCGGACATCCGCGGCCTCGAGGCGCGGGTCCTGGCCGCTCTCGGCCCGGCGGCGCCGACGGCCCTCGCCCGCATCTCCACTCCGTAG
- the glpK gene encoding glycerol kinase GlpK, translated as MREPVILALDQGTTSCRAICFDRQGRVASLAQREFPQHYPRPGWVEHDPQEIWETQLTVAREALQQGAIPPASVAALGVTNQRETVLFWDRSTGRPLTPAIVWQCRRTADMCARLKAAGHEAAIRGKTGLVLDAYFSGTKVAWLLEHTPGLRERARRGDACAGTIDSWLIFRLTGGAAHVTDPTNASRTMLFNLHSRQWDDDLLALLEVPRRALPAVRPSSEVYGRTPRDLLGAEIPVAGAAGDQQAALFGQACFGPGLAKNTYGTGSFLLVHTGEKPATSTRGLLTTMAATVGETPAYALEGSIFVTGAAVQWLRDGLRLIDASAESEHYAAQVPDTGGVYFVPAFVGLGAPHWDPYARGAILGLTRGTTRAHVVRAALEAIAYQSREVVEAAEGDAGIRMAELKVDGGAARNDFLMQFQADILDRPVIRPKVTETTALGAAYLAGLAVGYWAGLEEIGENWGVERRFEPKMAAGEREALYAGWRRAVTRAAGWAAPG; from the coding sequence GTGCGCGAGCCGGTCATCCTGGCGTTGGACCAGGGGACCACCTCCTGTCGAGCCATCTGCTTCGACCGGCAGGGGCGCGTGGCGAGTCTCGCCCAGCGCGAGTTTCCCCAGCACTACCCGCGGCCCGGGTGGGTGGAGCACGACCCCCAGGAGATCTGGGAGACGCAGCTCACCGTGGCCCGGGAGGCGCTCCAGCAGGGCGCCATCCCGCCCGCGTCCGTGGCCGCGCTCGGCGTCACCAACCAGCGGGAGACGGTCCTCTTCTGGGACCGGAGCACCGGCCGGCCGCTCACCCCGGCCATCGTCTGGCAGTGTCGGCGGACCGCCGACATGTGCGCGCGCCTGAAGGCGGCGGGTCACGAGGCCGCCATCCGCGGCAAGACGGGGCTGGTCCTGGATGCGTACTTCTCCGGGACCAAGGTGGCCTGGCTGCTCGAGCACACGCCCGGCCTGCGGGAGCGGGCGCGGCGCGGCGACGCCTGCGCCGGGACCATCGACTCCTGGCTCATCTTCCGGCTGACCGGGGGGGCGGCGCACGTGACCGACCCCACCAACGCCTCCCGGACCATGCTCTTCAATCTCCACAGCCGGCAATGGGACGACGACCTGCTGGCCCTCCTGGAGGTCCCGCGCCGCGCCCTGCCGGCAGTCCGGCCCTCCAGCGAGGTGTACGGGAGGACCCCGCGCGACCTGCTCGGCGCGGAGATCCCCGTCGCCGGGGCGGCGGGGGACCAGCAGGCGGCCCTCTTCGGCCAGGCCTGCTTCGGGCCGGGCCTCGCCAAGAATACGTACGGGACCGGTTCGTTCCTCCTGGTCCACACGGGGGAGAAGCCGGCCACCTCGACCCGCGGGCTCCTGACCACGATGGCGGCCACGGTGGGGGAGACCCCCGCCTACGCGCTGGAGGGGAGCATCTTCGTCACCGGCGCCGCGGTCCAGTGGCTCCGGGATGGCCTGAGACTCATCGACGCGTCGGCCGAGTCGGAGCACTACGCCGCCCAGGTGCCGGATACGGGGGGCGTCTACTTTGTCCCCGCCTTTGTCGGGCTGGGGGCCCCCCACTGGGACCCGTACGCCCGGGGGGCCATCCTGGGCCTGACCCGCGGGACAACCCGCGCCCATGTCGTCCGGGCGGCCCTGGAGGCCATCGCCTACCAGAGCCGGGAGGTGGTGGAGGCGGCGGAGGGGGACGCCGGAATCCGGATGGCTGAGCTCAAGGTGGATGGGGGGGCGGCCCGGAACGACTTTCTGATGCAGTTCCAGGCCGACATCCTGGACCGACCGGTCATCCGCCCGAAGGTCACCGAGACGACGGCCCTGGGCGCCGCCTACCTCGCGGGGTTAGCCGTGGGGTACTGGGCCGGCCTGGAAGAGATCGGGGAGAACTGGGGCGTGGAGCGCCGGTTTGAGCCAAAGATGGCGGCCGGGGAGCGGGAGGCGCTCTACGCCGGTTGGCGCCGGGCGGTCACGCGGGCGGCGGGCTGGGCAGCGCCCGGCTAG
- the ugpE gene encoding sn-glycerol-3-phosphate ABC transporter permease UgpE encodes MRTRQRPTNWIPHVILVIGVAIFAFPIYLALIGSTHDGGTIARGETPLVPGPHLLDNYWQAWTRGSSERVTSVPVQALMFNSLVMALGITVGKIAISLISAYAVAFFAFPLRMFFFWMIFITLMLPVEVRIIPTYKVVADLGMVDSFAGLIIPLIASATATLLFRQVFLTIPDELVEAAKIDGAGPLRFFWAVVIPLSRTNIAALFVILFIYGWNQYLWPLLITTTRSMETVVIGIVKMIGTGDAQTDWQIIMASTILAMLPPVAVILFMQRWFVKGLIETEK; translated from the coding sequence ATGCGGACCCGCCAGCGTCCCACCAACTGGATCCCCCATGTCATCCTGGTCATCGGCGTCGCCATTTTCGCGTTTCCGATCTATCTCGCGCTGATCGGCTCGACACACGACGGAGGGACCATTGCCCGGGGAGAGACGCCGCTGGTTCCCGGGCCGCACCTCTTGGACAACTATTGGCAGGCCTGGACGCGCGGGTCGAGTGAACGCGTCACGTCCGTCCCCGTGCAGGCGCTGATGTTCAACAGTTTGGTCATGGCGCTCGGCATCACCGTGGGCAAGATCGCGATCTCGCTGATCTCGGCGTACGCGGTGGCCTTTTTCGCCTTCCCGTTGCGGATGTTCTTCTTCTGGATGATCTTCATTACCCTGATGCTTCCCGTGGAGGTGCGGATTATCCCGACCTACAAGGTGGTGGCGGATCTCGGCATGGTCGACAGCTTCGCGGGACTGATTATTCCCCTCATCGCGTCAGCCACGGCGACGCTGCTCTTCCGACAGGTCTTTCTGACGATCCCCGACGAGCTGGTCGAGGCGGCGAAGATCGACGGGGCGGGGCCCCTGCGCTTCTTCTGGGCTGTGGTGATCCCGCTTTCGCGCACCAACATCGCGGCCCTGTTTGTGATCCTGTTCATCTACGGGTGGAACCAGTACCTCTGGCCGCTGCTGATCACGACCACCCGCAGCATGGAGACGGTGGTCATCGGGATTGTCAAGATGATCGGCACGGGCGATGCCCAGACCGACTGGCAGATCATCATGGCGAGCACCATCCTCGCGATGCTGCCGCCGGTGGCGGTGATCCTGTTCATGCAGCGCTGGTTCGTGAAGGGGCTGATCGAGACCGAGAAGTAG
- the ugpA gene encoding sn-glycerol-3-phosphate ABC transporter permease UgpA: MRRRVIFPNKVLPYLLLAPQIAVTLVFFLWPAGQAVYQSVLLQDPFGLRTQVVWLENFTVVLTDPLYLDSFRVTLIFSTAVTGLSMGAALLFAVVADTGIRGATTYRTLLTWPYAVAPAVAASLWLFIFHPSIGLLGRRLRQVGIAWDYKLNGNQALLLVILAASWKQVSYNFLFFFAGLQAIPPSVIEAASLDTGPARRFWSIAFPLISPTTFFLLVVNVVYAFFDTFGVIHALTGGGPGKATETLIYKVYTDGVINLDLGGSSAQSVILMLVVVILTAIQFRYIERRVHY, encoded by the coding sequence ATGCGCAGGCGCGTCATCTTTCCCAACAAGGTCTTGCCCTACCTCCTCCTGGCGCCGCAGATCGCGGTGACGCTGGTCTTCTTCCTCTGGCCGGCCGGCCAGGCGGTCTACCAGTCCGTCCTTCTCCAGGACCCCTTTGGCCTCCGCACCCAAGTCGTTTGGCTCGAGAATTTCACCGTGGTGCTGACGGACCCGCTCTATCTTGATTCGTTCCGCGTCACGCTCATCTTTTCAACGGCGGTGACGGGACTCTCGATGGGCGCCGCGCTCCTGTTCGCGGTGGTGGCGGACACGGGGATCCGCGGAGCCACGACGTATAGGACGCTCCTGACCTGGCCGTACGCCGTGGCCCCCGCGGTGGCTGCGAGCCTGTGGCTGTTCATTTTCCATCCCTCGATTGGCCTGCTTGGCCGCCGCCTGCGCCAGGTCGGGATCGCGTGGGACTATAAGCTCAATGGCAACCAGGCGCTCCTCCTCGTCATCCTCGCCGCGTCCTGGAAGCAGGTGAGCTACAACTTCCTGTTCTTCTTCGCCGGCCTGCAAGCCATTCCCCCCTCCGTGATCGAGGCGGCATCCCTTGACACCGGCCCGGCCCGGCGGTTCTGGAGCATCGCCTTCCCGTTGATCTCGCCCACCACCTTCTTTCTCCTCGTAGTCAATGTGGTCTACGCGTTCTTCGACACCTTCGGCGTGATCCACGCGCTGACCGGCGGCGGGCCGGGCAAGGCGACCGAGACCCTGATTTACAAGGTCTACACGGATGGCGTCATCAACCTGGACCTTGGCGGATCCTCGGCGCAGTCGGTGATCTTGATGCTGGTGGTCGTCATCCTCACCGCGATCCAGTTCCGCTATATCGAGCGCAGGGTCCATTATTGA
- the ugpB gene encoding sn-glycerol-3-phosphate ABC transporter substrate-binding protein UgpB has translation MRTRRYARWLLAGLAGLVIAGGLSPAQAATEITFWYGLTQPLGGMLDQIAADFNASQTKYRVNATFKGSYPDTMVAAIAAFRAGNAPHIVQMFEVGTATMMAARGAIKPVHELMREAGVPFDPNVYVAAVRGYYSTSDGRMLSMPFNSSTAVMWYNRDAFRRAGLDPNSPPKTWTELREAARKIRAANATPCGFTAAWGTWTQFEQFSAIHNVPLATRANGMDGMDAELSINSPLHVRHVQTLIDMQKEGSYKYGGRDTAPEALFVSGECAIIHTSSGYRARVIREAKFDWGVAMLPYYEGTPGAPKNSIIGGASFWVMTAPRRTAEEYRAVAEFFRFISRPEVVAKWHTDTGFLPITMGGFERVQASGYYTQNPGADIPYRQLTRTEPTENSRGLRLGNMPEIRTIIYEELEKAFQGQQTAQQALASAVQRGNTVLRNFERANRP, from the coding sequence ATGCGGACGAGACGGTACGCGCGCTGGCTCCTTGCCGGTCTTGCGGGCCTCGTGATCGCTGGCGGGCTCTCCCCGGCCCAGGCCGCGACGGAGATCACGTTCTGGTACGGGCTCACCCAGCCCCTCGGAGGGATGCTCGACCAGATCGCCGCCGACTTCAACGCGTCGCAGACCAAGTACCGCGTAAACGCCACGTTCAAGGGAAGCTACCCCGACACGATGGTGGCCGCGATCGCCGCTTTCCGCGCTGGCAACGCGCCGCACATCGTCCAGATGTTCGAGGTCGGCACGGCCACCATGATGGCCGCCCGGGGGGCGATCAAACCGGTCCATGAGCTCATGCGCGAAGCCGGCGTGCCCTTCGATCCCAATGTCTACGTCGCGGCGGTCCGCGGCTACTACAGCACTTCGGACGGCCGGATGCTCTCGATGCCGTTCAACAGTTCGACGGCCGTCATGTGGTACAACAGGGACGCGTTCCGCCGGGCAGGGCTGGATCCCAACAGCCCCCCCAAGACCTGGACCGAGCTGCGGGAAGCGGCGCGGAAGATTCGCGCGGCCAATGCGACCCCGTGCGGATTTACTGCGGCATGGGGGACCTGGACGCAGTTCGAGCAGTTCAGCGCGATCCACAATGTGCCGCTTGCCACGCGGGCCAACGGCATGGACGGGATGGACGCCGAGCTTTCGATTAACAGTCCCCTGCACGTCCGGCATGTTCAGACGCTGATCGACATGCAAAAAGAGGGCTCCTACAAATACGGCGGGCGTGACACCGCGCCCGAGGCGCTGTTTGTGTCGGGGGAGTGTGCCATCATCCACACCTCGTCCGGCTATCGCGCTCGCGTGATCCGCGAGGCGAAGTTCGACTGGGGTGTCGCGATGCTGCCGTACTATGAAGGCACGCCGGGCGCGCCGAAGAACTCCATCATCGGCGGGGCCAGCTTCTGGGTGATGACCGCGCCGCGCCGGACCGCGGAGGAGTACCGCGCCGTGGCGGAGTTTTTCCGCTTCATCAGCCGGCCGGAGGTGGTGGCCAAGTGGCATACCGACACCGGGTTCCTGCCGATCACGATGGGCGGGTTTGAGCGGGTGCAGGCCTCCGGCTATTACACGCAGAACCCGGGCGCGGATATTCCTTACCGTCAGTTAACGCGGACAGAGCCCACGGAGAACTCGCGGGGCTTGCGGCTCGGCAATATGCCGGAGATCCGCACCATCATCTATGAGGAGCTGGAGAAGGCCTTCCAGGGGCAGCAAACGGCCCAGCAGGCGCTGGCCAGCGCCGTCCAGCGCGGGAACACCGTCCTGCGAAACTTCGAGCGGGCCAACCGCCCGTAA